CTGACTTTAAGTTGGCCAGGAACTGTACTAACCTCCTGATATCATAACTCTCCGGAAAACCTTTCCTGTTCATAATGCCCCGCTGTTCCAATACCCTGTTAGGATACAAAAAACCATCGGTAGTTACCAATGCTACTCTCGGATGATTGGGCCATGCAGCCAGCAACCTTTGCAACACACGGGCTGTGGTACTTTTCCCAACTGCTACACTACCGGCAATTCCAATAATATAAGGTACCTTGGTAACTTTGCTACCCAGAAATGTATTTGTAGTTGCATGTAGCTCCTGCGCAGCTGTTACATACAGATTAAGCAGGCGTGACAGCGGCACGTAGATTTGTGTAACTTCTTCCTTCGTTAGCGGCTCATTTAACCCATGCAGTTTGTCAAGATCTTTGATCAGGTGTTCCGTGGGCTCATCACTTTTATTTGCCCATTCTTCACGGGCAATAGTGATATAGGGAGCGTAGTTGTTCCGTGTCATTTAGTTTAGATGCTGTTGACCTGTTGATTCGATTCCGTTGTTTCAGGGTGCTAAGCTATGTAAACCGTTTTAACATTCAAAAATTCATGTGTGCCTTCCTGAGAAAGTTCCCTTCCATATCCCGATTGTTTCACACCACCAAATGGCAAACGGGCATCAGAACGCACCATGGCATTGATAAATACATTGCCGCTTTCAATCTGTGTAGCCAGTTTTGCCGCTTTACCGGTATCGCTGGTCCAGAGAGATGACCCCAGTCCATATGGTGTCTGGTTCGCCAATGCAATAGCATGCTGTTCATTTTCAGCGTTAATGATCACAGCCAATGGTCCAAAGGTTTCTTCGTCAAAGGCTGTCATACCAGGTTTTACACCGCTAAGCAGGGTAGGAGCAAAATTGGCCCCGGATCGCTGCCCGCCGGTTATCAGTTTCGCACCCTGTTCGATTGACTGATGTAACTGATGTCCTAACTCTGCTGCCAGATCCGGACGAGCCATTGGCCCCATGTCAGTGGTCTGCAAGATAGGATCTCCCTGGCTCATTTGCTGTATGAGTGTCGTCACCCGTTCTGTAAATTCGTCAGCTATTGCCTGGTCTACGATCCAGCGTTTTGCAGCAATGCAGGACTGACCAGCGTTCTGAAAACGGGCCTTCACAGCAGTACGTGCAGCGGCTTCCAGCTCCGCATCTTTCAGCACAATAAAGGGATCACTGCCCCCCAGTTCCAATACCGTTTTCCTGATATATTTTCCTGCCAGCCCTGCCACGCTCATGCCCGCAGCGGTGCTCCCTGTCAGGGTTACGCCCTGTACCCGCTCATCCGCAATCAGGGGCTCCATGTGTTTGGAGTTCACCAGTACCGCTTGAAACACGCCTTCAGGGAAACCGGCTTCCAGGAAGACCTGCCCGATGGCCAGTGCGCAACCGCTTACATTACTGGCATGCTTGAGGATCCCCGCATTGCCCGCCAGAATATTTGGAATCGCAAAGCGGAATACCTGCCAGTAAGGGAAATTCCAGGGCATAATTGCCAGGATAATTCCTTTAGGTTCGTAGGAGATATAACTCTGCTGTGCATCAGATTTGATAATTTTCGGTGCCAGCATACTACCAATATTTTGTACATAATATTCGGCCGAAGTGGCACATTTCAGTACTTCAGCTTTCGCTT
This window of the Chitinophaga sancti genome carries:
- a CDS encoding NAD-dependent succinate-semialdehyde dehydrogenase encodes the protein MSIFKSINPYTEETIAEYTAHTPSELEQRLAKGHRAHQALKQTSLEQRCTWMQRLADLLKENADEHAFIITQEMGKTLKEAKAEVLKCATSAEYYVQNIGSMLAPKIIKSDAQQSYISYEPKGIILAIMPWNFPYWQVFRFAIPNILAGNAGILKHASNVSGCALAIGQVFLEAGFPEGVFQAVLVNSKHMEPLIADERVQGVTLTGSTAAGMSVAGLAGKYIRKTVLELGGSDPFIVLKDAELEAAARTAVKARFQNAGQSCIAAKRWIVDQAIADEFTERVTTLIQQMSQGDPILQTTDMGPMARPDLAAELGHQLHQSIEQGAKLITGGQRSGANFAPTLLSGVKPGMTAFDEETFGPLAVIINAENEQHAIALANQTPYGLGSSLWTSDTGKAAKLATQIESGNVFINAMVRSDARLPFGGVKQSGYGRELSQEGTHEFLNVKTVYIA
- the coaA gene encoding type I pantothenate kinase, which produces MTRNNYAPYITIAREEWANKSDEPTEHLIKDLDKLHGLNEPLTKEEVTQIYVPLSRLLNLYVTAAQELHATTNTFLGSKVTKVPYIIGIAGSVAVGKSTTARVLQRLLAAWPNHPRVALVTTDGFLYPNRVLEQRGIMNRKGFPESYDIRRLVQFLANLKSGKEKVAAPLYSHLEYDVMANDMQWVESPDIVIVEGVNVLQVRPRPLGSPEPSIFVSDFFDFSIFVDAEDKDLEMWYIERFKSLRTTAFTNPESYFHRYAHLTDAEAEEIARKIWNEINKPNLVQNILPTRFRASLILEKGNHHFVQSLKLRKT